In Coccidioides posadasii str. Silveira chromosome 4, complete sequence, one genomic interval encodes:
- a CDS encoding uncharacterized protein (EggNog:ENOG410PVUN~COG:S): MQAGYPVFCEHDFSQSQSLQIPSLPDHFDEMGIDEQRQSRAIFRLEEANLYYTAATGVHNDQHMDVLKLPHLGMLQYLLRQTGYPWDADVINLRAALVGITTPSVWSKISLAVCPVVFSDEEREAAIAESQEWNESEQLLSWVREHLNVDLEGGTDLDNFERAVESNCQFRMEMVRQAEADQQEICWCNWPYKDKEDNSMPQVINGVL; the protein is encoded by the coding sequence ATGCAAGCAGGTTATCCCGTGTTTTGTGAGCACGACTTCTCCCAGTCTCAAAGTCTGCAAATTCCATCTCTTCCTGATCATTTTGATGAGATGGGTATCGACGAACAGAGACAATCCAGAGCCATTTTTCGCTTAGAAGAGGCCAACCTCTACTACACAGCCGCGACAGGTGTACACAATGACCAACACATGGATGTTTTAAAACTTCCTCATCTTGGAATGCTACAGTATCTCCTTCGCCAGACAGGGTACCCTTGGGACGCAGACGTAATTAACCTACGTGCTGCATTAGTAGGAATCACGACTCCGTCGGTATGGAGCAAAATCTCCTTGGCAGTTTGTCCAGTTGTGTTTAGCGATGAAGAACGAGAGGCTGCTATAGCGGAATCGCAGGAATGGAACGAGTCCGAACAGCTATTATCCTGGGTTAGAGAGCACCTCAATGTCGACCTGGAAGGCGGGACCGACCTGGACAACTTTGAGAGGGCAGTGGAGAGCAATTGCCAGTTTCGAATGGAAATGGTTAGGCAAGCAGAGGCGGACCAACAGGAGATCTGTTGGTGTAATTGGCCGTATAAGGATAAAGAGGACAATAGCATGCCTCAAGTGATAAATGGTGTGCTGTAA
- a CDS encoding uncharacterized protein (EggNog:ENOG410PYNE~COG:S~BUSCO:16988at33183), protein MISRAHLLKPGIKHMSLSLSSSHVALYPEGNIPPSQANKVSFLKLPHQYFTIRTHHVQLPRNMPLVVPEVNENDQAAWAARLMGKKLTQDSFAVKDLPKTHRVIKPGYAVTMDYVPDRLNVYLDDSDTVVKVNHG, encoded by the exons ATGATTTCCAGAGCACATCTCTTGAAGCCGGGTATAAAGCACATGTCCCTTTCTCTCTCATCATCCCACGTCGCCCTATATCCCGAAGGAAACATCCCACCCTCGCAAGCTAATAAGGTGTCTTTTCTGAAACTCCCTCATCAGTACTTCACCATCCGCACCCATCACGTTCAACTACCTCGCAACATGCCTCTTGTCGTTCCAGAAGTCAACGAGAATGACCAAGCTGCCTGGGCCGCTAGGCTGATGGGAAAGAAGCTGACCCAGGAT TCCTTCGCAGTGAAAGACCTCCCCAAAACGCATCGTGTCATCAAGCCTGGTTATGCGGTTACCATGGACTATGTACCGGATCG GCTTAATGTTTATCTCGATGATTCGGACACTGTTGTTAAAGTCAACCATGGTTAA
- a CDS encoding uncharacterized protein (SECRETED:SignalP(1-18)~EggNog:ENOG410Q599~TransMembrane:1 (n3-13c18/19o336-360i)): protein MKLFLWTNVLLFQTWATALEPPSALPTPCRRRVGGTGEIFLGDCINDGRIPRLAKRHPSEDDRISHKDPIITPSPRSPSFRKFKRKEDRGNPKPAGNSNQGASKNAAENKNPPGNGNPPGNKNPPGNKNPSPDNNNPPGNKNPPGNKSPPGNKIPPGNKSPPGNKNPPGNKGPPWTNIPVGGPNPDQKEPPWRGRQRQDEDDVPDPPDPDGEDGEDHEDDDDDDNDGDDDDAPGRKPITTAFRSESTSRYSHTRLDSTTEELATESSTAATDSSRSTSTAPASTTNTASSSSSHSRITSTDNSAPASTTLSQVASTTTSTSASPTPPPEDDGINKAGVAAGSVFGGFVVIAVAFLGLLYYKRWQKHRDHKEEERQNRKSRYLAISASDSGDSQAETPGSGESYLNRGPNFTWHPNMAYAPVSQHISPGNKDDFQPLTPDMPRATSGRFYSSMATDDDQQRLSLSTNPASSGPYPPPGALQRPVSMESSLHRPHNFDTHGVGRSHSIERKPLPPAGAPSTELPIVMELPPDNPPTPPSSEMPSSGPSSATRSTRRASRSSISTVNQHMNYRTSQYSPVSSISPVDTGQASQTYDIMQHVDQAENFPNTLHANQPPRSDGYGVYPYPGT from the coding sequence ATGAAACTATTCTTATGGACCAATGTCTTGCTCTTTCAGACATGGGCGACGGCTCTAGAACCTCCATCCGCTCTTCCAACGCCGTGCAGGAGGAGAGTGGGGGGCACAGGCGAGATATTTCTCGGTGATTGCATTAATGACGGCCGCATTCCACGTCTTGCGAAAAGACATCCCTCCGAAGATGATAGGATATCTCACAAAGATCCGATTATTACACCTTCGCCCAGATCTCCAAGCTTCCGGAAGTTTAAGCGCAAAGAGGATCGTGGTAATCCCAAGCCAGCTGGTAACTCCAATCAAGGTGCCAGCAAAAACGCTGCTGAGAACAAAAACCCGCCTGGGAACGGAAACCCACCTGGAAATAAGAACCCTCCTGGCAATAAAAATCCTTCTCCCGACAATAACAACCCTCCTGGCAACAAAAACCCCCCTGGCAACAAAAGCCCTCCTGGGAACAAAATCCCCCCTGGCAACAAAAGCCCTCCTGGGAACAAAAACCCTCCTGGCAACAAAGGTCCGCCTTGGACAAATATTCCTGTTGGAGGACCTAATCCGGACCAAAAGGAGCCACCTTGGCGTGGCAGGCAGCGTCAGGATGAGGACGACGTTCCCGACCCTCCTGACCCCGACGGCGAGGACGGCGAGGACCACgaggacgacgacgacgatgacaATGATggtgacgacgatgatgccCCTGGGAGGAAACCTATCACGACAGCTTTTAGATCGGAATCTACGAGCAGATACTCTCACACGCGACTGGACTCAACCACGGAAGAGTTAGCAACTGAAAGCTCTACCGCTGCGACGGATTCCAGCCGCTCTACCTCCACAGCGCCTGCTTCAACCACCAACACAgcctcatcttcatcaagtCATTCGCGGATAACTTCTACTGACAATTCCGCACCTGCATCCACAACCTTATCCCAGGTAGCATCCACAACCACGTCCACATCCGCATCTCCTACCCCACCCCCGGAAGATGACGGAATAAACAAAGCAGGGGTTGCAGCGGGGTCTGTCTTTGGCGGTTTTGTTGTCATCGCGGTCGCTTTTCTAGGTCTATTATACTACAAGCGATGGCAAAAACACCGAGATCATAAGGAAGAAGAACGGCAGAACCGAAAATCACGATACTTAGCAATATCCGCTTCGGACAGTGGGGATTCGCAAGCAGAAACTCCCGGAAGCGGAGAGAGTTATTTAAACCGTGGGCCAAACTTCACTTGGCATCCTAATATGGCATACGCACCTGTTTCGCAACATATATCTCCTGGGAACAAGGACGATTTCCAACCCCTTACTCCCGATATGCCCCGTGCCACAAGTGGTCGCTTTTATTCCTCTATGGCGACAGATGACGATCAGCAGCGGCTTTCCTTGTCGACTAATCCAGCATCCAGCGGGCCTTACCCACCCCCTGGGGCCTTACAAAGACCAGTCTCCATGGAAAGTTCTCTTCATCGGCCGCATAACTTCGATACCCATGGCGTAGGTCGTAGCCATTCTATTGAGCGCAAGCCACTGCCCCCAGCAGGAGCACCGTCCACCGAGCTACCCATTGTCATGGAACTTCCTCCCGATAACCCACCAACACCACCATCCTCGGAAATGCCGTCAAGTGGACCTTCTTCAGCAACACGCAGCACTCGTCGAGCTTCGCGCAGCAGTATTTCCACTGTTAACCAACATATGAACTATCGTACTTCCCAATATTCCCCTGTCAGTAGCATCTCGCCTGTAGATACTGGCCAAGCGAGTCAAACTTACGACATTATGCAGCACGTCGATCAAGCCGAAAATTTTCCAAACACCTTGCATGCCAATCAGCCGCCGCGGTCGGATGGTTATGGAGTCTATCCGTACCCAGGCACATAG
- a CDS encoding uncharacterized protein (EggNog:ENOG410PVUN~COG:S) codes for MMDFLRVVLKLPIPKVLTYSATLDNLVGAEYILMERVEGESLSRWLLLTTDEVKNVMTQIADMERKIFDFHFPAYGSLYYKKDLDGETQIPTMENFVIGPVSARQFWHGE; via the coding sequence ATGATGGACTTTTTGCGAGTTGTTCTCAAACTACCAATACCAAAGGTCTTGACATATTCAGCAACATTGGATAATCTTGTCGGAGCAGAGTACATTTTGATGGAGCGGGTGGAGGGGGAGAGTCTCTCACGATGGTTATTGCTCACAACCGACGAGGTGAAAAACGTCATGACACAAATCGCAGATATGGAGAGGAAAATTTTTGACTTCCATTTTCCTGCGTATGGAAGTTTATATTACAAGAAGGACCTTGATGGGGAAACCCAGATACCAACCATGGAAAATTTTGTTATTGGCCCTGTGTCTGCCCGGCAGTTTTGGCATGGTGAATGA
- a CDS encoding uncharacterized protein (SECRETED:SignalP(1-24)~EggNog:ENOG410Q57J), protein MRLTVSKALHLLAVLAFLEQIVFSRRIPEGFADAKRTCDIEPCEVNKRLPGSPHGAVADLRIRAPPPPPVRPPVGRPGGKPPNNPHHVGKPGGNGPGGKRPSIGIPHEPPARPGSPPEPRPGPYEPRKAPSDELPLPFEAYGAKGRVAMRVLDQAISSNKPNVNRPKVDKLYHVSKDKVGADFTLPELHDKIGVVNDKSKTIFTRITVRNDKGLFKEEISADDIHQAVYFPEARTIQVKESFAKKDVLPDDVRLKWSEITFQNWKSVAGNNVKDLKYILRDTIINQGTSDTITQARLNLKIPEDDPAAFHPSTPGSAMDNAFNSLAGTPNVRSVWHMLADHHREFGDLKIVKIHTYAYDSFLLIELGR, encoded by the exons ATGCGTCTCACCGTGTCAAAGGCTCTTCATTTGTTGGCAGTTCTTGCCTTTCTTGAACAGATTGTTTTTTCTCGCAGAATTCCGGAAGGATTCGCAGATGCAAAGCGAACCTGTGATATCGAGCCCTGCGAAG TTAACAAACGCCTGCCTGGCAGCCCGCACGGGGCTGTTGCTGACCTGCGCATCAGggctcctcctcctcctcccgtTAGACCGCCGGTCGGAAGACCCGGAGGGAAGCCTCCAAATAACCCTCACCATGTAGGAAAGCCGGGCGGCAACGGGCCAGGGGGGAAACGCCCTTCTATAGGGATACCACACGAGCCACCAGCGAGACCAGGGTCACCGCCTGAACCACGGCCAGGACCTTATGAGCCTCGAAAGGCACCCTCGGATGAATTACCCCTTCCATTCGAGGCATACGGCGCCAAGGGCAGGGTAGCGATGCGCGTGCTAGACCAGGCCATTTCTAGCAACAAACCCAACGTGAACAGGCCAAAGGTGGACAAGCTTTACCATGTGTCCAAGGACAAAGTCGGTGCAGATTTTACACTGCCTGAGTTGCATGACAAAATTGGGGTGGTAAATGACAAGAGCAAAACGATATTCACACGGATCACAGTTAGAAACGATAAGGGCCTCTTCAAGGAGGAAATCAGTGCTGATGACATCCATCAAGCAGTCTACTTTCCAGAGGCAAGAACAATTCAGGTCAAGGAAAGCTTTGCCAAGAAAGACGTTCTGCCTGATGACGTCCGCCTAAAATGGTCGGAAATAACCTTTCAAAACTGGAAATCTGTGGCAGGAAACAATGTGAAGGACCTCAAATATATACTCCGTGACACAATTATAAATCAAGGCACATCTGACACAATAACTCAGGCAAGGCTGAACCTCAAAATTCCCGAGGACGATCCAGCAGCGTTCCATCCCTCAACACCAGGCTCTGCGATGGACAACGCTTTCAACAGCTTAGCAGGAACACCCAATGTCAGATCTGTGTGGCACATGCTAGCTGATCACCACAGGGAATTTGGTGACCTTAAGATTGTCAAAATCCACACATACGCTTACGACTCTTTTCTCCTAATCGAACTGGGCCGTTAA
- a CDS encoding uncharacterized protein (EggNog:ENOG410PQF7~COG:S~BUSCO:15054at33183) has translation MSSGFISAGATKYTPGNDEEWQRVKKELEESRKRKAEQGTQEGGKSLYEILQQNKAAKQEAFEESIRLKNQFRALDEDEVEFLDSLLESTRAKEAAVKRETMEQLEMFHRQREEAEKNAFLVENKLGEPGAGSHGEEEKWAISGRKRRRTKDNDVLPGVKLRKSSSTSGQIPPQEKPKADKPATLEAHIPSNAQHKVADYSEPPEPKCDASPAQGSRLGLPADPGTKVAPAISSNLGLGAYSSDDDDDDD, from the exons ATGTCGTCCGGTTTTATCTCGGCTGGCGCCACGAAGTACACTCCGGGCAATGATGAGGAGTGGCAGAGAGTCAAGAAAGAGCTCGAGGAGTCCCGGAAGCGCAAAGCAGAACAGGGGACCCAAGAAGGGGGAAAGAGCCTTTACGAAATTCTCCAGCAGAATAAAG CGGCAAAGCAAGAAGCATTCGAAGAATCAATCCGGCTGAAGAATCAATTTCGAGCTctcgatgaagatgaggtTGAATTCTTGGACTCCTTGCTTGAGTCAACTCGTGCGAAGGAGGCGGCTGTGAAGAGGGAAACCATGGAACAATTGGAGATGTTTCACCGCCAGCGAGAGGAGGCGGAGAAGAACGCCTTTCTGGTAGAAAACAAGCTTGGTGAGCCAGGTGCTGGGTCGCATGGCGAGGAGGAGAAATGGGCGATATCGGGTAGGAAACGAAGGCGGACCAAGGATAATGATGTCCTTCCAGGGGTAAAGCTCCGAAAGTCGTCGAGCACTAGCGGCCAAATCCCTCCCCAGGAAAAGCCGAAGGCTGATAAGCCTGCCACTTTGGAGGCACACATTCCATCCAACGCTCAGCATAAAGTAGCGGACTATTCAGAGCCTCCTGAACCGAAATGCGATGCATCGCCTGCTCAGGGCAGCAGACTTGGTCTGCCAGCGGACCCTGGCACCAAAGTTGCGCCGGCAATCTCCTCCAACCTTGGGTTAGGAGCATATAGCtccgatgatgatgacgatgatgattga
- a CDS encoding uncharacterized protein (EggNog:ENOG410PHZ6~COG:S~BUSCO:501at33183) → MPPLNPFLRAFFRSVLPSQCIPVQNHILLVPTTESLVNARDRDSNTPYIDLVHSEEFLGSHVLRIPASTSAKDALSGPRDARGKARQMTTANGRTVAIRESMVFSNKGFKNLNQAILLSDILYYVPGSESQPWLIYYISKPLLGIYDPGGIVQAAVPGFPSQYPESLNSSPGYDSGSLEFARKDVQSFGELLANFPMIARQMQPGLERLFREFGKELGKPLPPPPSRFSSMNSENEADNVDETASIRSTSSCTQKTLPFNSLEYFEDDEDLMRRALETAVTAAIDLFRLVDRQQLSLLGATTNLTGPMVERLIERYVTEQVHDSLLFPRICGCRKTEDTELDIRIRQMESIDVSQVGIPIEGGRKGKEELIHRLGRGVDEFRKMVDSTCPQEMLKILLTTIKTVTLEYKPDSEDGDVVEKKPSVLTINADILVSLLLVVVIRSQVRHLQARLSYMQHFIYMDDVESGESGYALSTFEAVLTYLRHDSRGLRKASAKNRRLWCATKSGKVPDMKAILEPESQESLSEDSIGNGEQEHSSQLDIYGVEDAQGPSTMELATNGRISPHVTREPIDIPRVPETPRLAHVFPFQTWTPSSPPKTQPRILKRVSMDVGSVSETSNFSFLSRSTTFGSATSHMEGDTSVLILTKTQDPAGDSIPMMAVEACQPESLKYLLSLEEYYPIQSILEDVNSDGTTLLSAAVQLAHTEIVDVILAFIFQHAHPDDVRTYFAKADARGRTVAHYLFSVPALMSRIGAALPWKKRDKHGQTPLFALCRSYDHPDYNIMVNEALTVARDSQGDGDPLRLDDHVDAKGNTLLHVVSDPQILHRILCECDCDPNATNDKRFTPLMVASKYGRVDLVRILFADPRVDPHLRESRGLTAVELAKDDEVRNRIDDLILFSNPPPSSVDSSGRITAVVRSVFVEDGSTRFIIKSGAPNPPSPSEQDQSRKMITFTVTTSRRGLADFENLIKFLRIEHPASYIPDVPPFRSPLQMYSKPSRAVLHEVQERLDRLMKILLAHPTFSTHELLWEFFLMPEIQTEMLSERSHRKAAVLVERIADEYQPVTAEDIRDVEQIVGHAQDAVRAVSNHTRSIIRRGYKLHNASIDFTEAISMCAYAISSLQPPTNALPHSYIDAVNRFAACYTSSSLDSSPLTQYLTALTSLHTTTSAMLESLSRPGMLVSRLNSSTRSLARCHSTLASNSVPRKFNFPGLEESRQRSVREQEQKILELNVEVEQVGKEIAWNKDVVVGELAGWTDWRGKMGKQAIREFVRTTLVREKERGKRMERSLVQPGRVEGRTDLGRT, encoded by the exons ATGCCCCCTCTAAATCCCTTTCTTCGCGCTTTTTTCCGCAGCGTGCTCCCGTCGCAATGCATTCCGGTCCAGAACCAT ATCTTACTGGTGCCTACCACCGAATCCCTCGTCAACGCTCGCGATCGAGATTCTAATACCCCCTACATTGACCTCGTTCATTCCGAAGAGTTTCTGGGTAGCCATGTCTTGCGCATTCCCGCTTCAACGTCGGCAAAAGATGCCCTTTCAGGGCCACGGGACGCCAGGGGAAAGGCTAGGCAAATGACCACCGCAAACGGCCGCACTGTAGCCATCCGGGAGTCGATGGTATTCAGTAACAAAG GTTTCAAGAATTTGAACCAGGCAATCCTGCTCTCCGATATTCTTTACTACGTTCCGGGCAGCGAGTCGCAGCCATGGTTAATATACTACATCTCCAAACCGCTGCTCGGAATCTACGATCCAGGGGGAATCGTTCAAGCAGCTGTACCTGGCTTCCCTTCACAATATCCAGAGTCCTTGAATTCTTCGCCGGGATACGACAGTGGCAGCCTGGAATTTGCCCGGAAAGACGTTCAGTCATTTGGAGAATTGCTCGCAAACTTTCCAATGATCGCCAGGCAGATGCAACCCGGACTGGAGCGACTATTTCGTGAGTTTGGAAAGGAGCTCGGAAAACCGTTGCCACCTCCTCCGTCACGCTTTTCATCCATGAACTCCGAAAATGAAGCCGATAATGTGGACGAGACAGCATCGATTCGAAGCACTTCATCATGCACCCAAAAGACGCTGCCTTTCAACTCACTGGAGTATTTTGAAGACGACGAGGACCTCATGAGGCGTGCTCTAGAAACGGCGGTCACGGCGGCAATTGACCTTTTCCGCCTAGTAGACAGGCAGCAGCTGTCTCTTCTAGGAGCTACAACAAATCTCACCGGACCCATGGTAGAACGGCTGATAGAGCGCTATGTGACTGAGCAGGTTCACGACTCCCTTCTCTTCCCGAGAATATGCGGGTGCCGCAAAACCGAAGATACGGAATTGGATATACGTATTCGACAGATGGAGAGTATTGACGTGTCCCAGGTCGGTATCCCCATAGAAGGAGGTcgaaagggaaaagaagaacTTATTCATCGCCTTGGAAGGGGTGTCGACGAGTTTCGAAAAATGGTTGACTCCACATGTCCCCAAGAGATGCTGAAAATACTTCTCACAACAATAAAAACCGTTACCCTCGAGTATAAACCCGATTCTGAAGACGGTGATGTCGTCGAAAAGAAACCGTCAGTTCTGACAATCAACGCCGATATTTTGGTTTCATTACTACTAGTAGTGGTCATCAGATCGCAGGTCCGTCACCTCCAAGCCAGACTCTCATATATGCAACATTTTATTTATATGGATGATGTCGAGAGCGGCGAATCTGGGTACGCTTTGAGTACATTCGAGGCAGTATTGACGTACCTCCGACATGACTCCCGCGGGCTCAGAAAGGCCAGCGCAAAGAACCGGCGTCTCTGGTGTGCTACCAAGTCAGGCAAAGTGCCTGATATGAAGGCCATTCTGGAGCCGGAAAGTCAGGAAAGCTTATCTGAAGACAGCATTGGTAACGGAGAACAGGAACATTCGTCTCAACTGGACATTTATGGCGTGGAGGATGCGCAGGGTCCATCAACCATGGAGCTTGCAACTAACGGTCGTATATCTCCACATGTTACAAGAGAGCCCATAGATATTCCCAGAGTTCCAGAAACGCCCCGTCTAGCACACGTTTTTCCGTTTCAGACGTGGACACCAAGCTCTCCACCAAAGACTCAACCCCGTATTCTTAAAAGGGTTTCTATGGACGTTGGAAGCGTGTCCGAAACCTCCaacttttcctttctttctcgCTCAACCACTTTTGGTTCTGCGACAAGCCATATGGAAGGCGACACATCTGTTTTAATCTTAACAAAAACGCAAGATCCGGCGGGAGATTCGATCCCAATGATGGCCGTCGAAGCCTGCCAGCCTGAGTCCTTAAAATACCTCTTGAGCTTGGAGGAATATTATCCAATCCAAAGTATACTGGAAGATGTCAACAGCGATGGCACAACGTTGTTGAGCGCCGCAGTACAACTCGCGCACACCGAGATTGTGGACGTTATCCTAGCTTTTATCTTTCAACATGCGCATCCTGATGACGTTAGAACTTACTTTGCTAAGGCGGATGCTCGAGGAAGAACGGTTGCACATTATCTTTTCAGTGTTCCTGCATTGATGTCTCGCATTGGCGCTGCACTTCcttggaaaaaaagagataaaCACGGTCAAACTCCTCTTTTTGCACTCTGCAGATCCTATGATCACCCGGATTACAACATCATGGTTAACGAAGCTTTGACTGTGGCCCGAGATTCTCAAGGGGATGGAGATCCTTTGAGACTTGATGATCACGTGGATGCTAAAGGAAACACCCTCCTGCATGTCGTTAGCGACCCCCAGATTCTTCATAGGATCCTATGTGAATGCGACTGTGATCCTAACGCGACTAATGACAAACGATTTACCCCCCTGATGGTGGCGAGCAAGTATGGACGTGTCGACCTAGTTCGGATTCTTTTCGCAGATCCACGAGTTGACCCTCATCTTCGGGAGTCTCGCGGATTAACTGCAGTTGAACTTGCAAAAGACGACGAGGTTCGTAATAGAATTGAtgatcttatcttattttcCAATCCACCACCCTCTTCCGTCGATTCTTCTGGCCGCATAACCGCTGTCGTTCGATCAGTGTTTGTCGAAGATGGTAGCACTCGGTTCATCATCAAATCCGGTGCACCTAATCCTCCATCCCCCTCTGAACAAGATCAGTCCCGAAAGATGATCACTTTCACGGTAACGACTTCCCGCCGTGGTCTGGCGGATTTCGAGAATCTTATTAAGTTTCTGAGGATCGAACACCCTGCTTCATACATTCCCGATGTTCCGCCATTTCGTTCTCCATTACAGATGTATTCAAAGCCCTCACGCGCTGTGCTCCACGAAGTTCAAGAGCGTCTGGATAGGCTCATGAAAATCTTACTTGCGCACCCCACATTTTCGACACATGAACTACTCTGGGAATTCTTCCTCATGCCCGAGATACAAACAGAAATGCTAAGTGAGAGATCGCATCGGAAGGCTGCTGTGCTGGTAGAAAGGATAGCGGATGAATACCAACCTGTCACGGCAGAAGATATCCGCGACGTTGAGCAGATTGTGGGCCATGCGCAAGATGCCGTCCGTGCAGTCAGCAATCACACTCGAAGCATAATTCGACGTGGATATAAGCTTCACAATGCATCTATAGACTTCACAGAAGCAATATCCATGTGTGCCTACGCCATTTCTTCTCTACAGCCTCCCACAAATGCCCTTCCCCATTCGTATATAGACGCCGTTAATCGTTTTGCTGCTTGCTATACTTCTTCGTCTCTCGACTCTTCTCCGTTGACTCAGTACCTTACGGCCCTAACATCCTTACATACTACAACAAGCGCAATGTTAGAGTCCCTCTCCCGCCCTGGAATGCTCGTATCCAGGCTTAATTCCTCCACCCGGTCTTTAGCGCGCTGTCACTCCACCCTCGCATCCAACTCTGTCCCACGCAAATTCAATTTTCCCGGCTTAGAAGAATCTCGACAACGCTCGGTCCGAGAGCAAGAACAGAAGATTTTAGAGTTGAACGTGGAAGTGGAGCAAGTCGGGAAAGAGATTGCGTGGAATAAAGACGTAGTTGTGGGAGAGCTGGCTGGGTGGACGGATTGGAGGGGGAAGATGGGCAAGCAAGCAATCAGGGAGTTTGTTAGAACTACGCTTGTTCGAGAGAAAGAGCGTGGGAAGAGGATGGAGAGAT CTTTGGTTCAACCAGGTAGGGTTGAGGGACGTACGGATTTGGGTCGCACATAG
- a CDS encoding uncharacterized protein (EggNog:ENOG410PVE6), translated as MGAHAVFTGIVLGVTGLSLVPLGDYFFPAPYKANTIVRVASGLSQPHKHDKASTGGDMPSIALFDGNGERIGFKSGSRHGKIPDGRYEDISITPIDRKNNRPAEYISLSASSPDALCVAYIAVTHPSKEYWAFTGDNAAMCGVPWYHSNLVMQVGDLAHKPKCFWIDGPDDDGKTTYNFPQGIGIHLIDFIGSEALYAQYADHPDSMCKSAPRLKMYKKLNELQCLPVFNPPLEYTRDGLDADLEALKTEGEVMCSPPPGQLPTLEERLKLQRVLRSPPRLWRPTYGVKKKRDKIMQLDEREERFKPTCFNNDIVISNSMSAKELCDDPGSRGPDFVSKKEGFYCDMCTHTLWPVCHKGAAVQRPLGCFDIDAKKLHYDREKTARDNSTIVPVKNYRIVRIWK; from the coding sequence ATGGGCGCGCATGCTGTATTCACTGGTATTGTGCTTGGGGTTACGGGTCTCTCCCTGGTTCCACTTGGAGATTACTTTTTTCCCGCGCCGTACAAGGCCAATACGATTGTCCGTGTTGCCTCTGGCCTGTCACAGCCTCACAAGCATGACAAGGCTAGTACTGGAGGTGATATGCCGAGCATAGCCCTGTTCGATGGAAACGGCGAGCGAATTGGATTCAAATCTGGGAGTAGACATGGGAAAATTCCTGATGGCCGCTATGAGGACATTTCCATTACTCCAATAGATAGAAAAAATAACAGACCGGCAGAATATATTTCTCTCAGTGCTTCGAGTCCTGATGCCCTTTGTGTTGCATACATTGCTGTGACACATCCCAGCAAGGAATACTGGGCTTTCACAGGAGACAATGCAGCCATGTGCGGGGTGCCTTGGTATCATTCTAATCTTGTGATGCAGGTGGGTGACCTGGCTCACAAGCCAAAGTGCTTTTGGATTGATGGCCCAGACGATGATGGGAAGACAACATACAACTTCCCTCAGGGAATTGGCATCCATCTGATTGACTTTATCGGTTCTGAGGCCCTATATGCGCAGTACGCGGATCATCCAGACTCAATGTGCAAGAGCGCACCCAGATTGAAGATGTACAAAAAGTTGAACGAGCTGCAATGCCTCCCTGTCTTCAATCCTCCGCTGGAGTATACCAGAGACGGGCTTGATGCGGACTTGGAGGCATTAAAAACAGAGGGTGAAGTCATGTGCAGTCCTCCTCCAGGTCAGCTTCCAACACTAGAAGAGAGACTCAAGTTACAGAGGGTGCTCCGGTCCCCACCTCGGCTCTGGCGTCCAACTTATGgagtcaagaagaaaagggacAAGATTATGCAGCTggatgagagagaggaaCGATTCAAACCCACTTGCTTCAACAATGACATTGTGATCAGCAACTCCATGAGTGCAAAGGAGCTTTGTGATGACCCCGGTTCCCGTGGTCCGGACTTTGTTTCTAAAAAGGAAGGCTTTTATTGTGACATGTGCACACATACACTGTGGCCTGTTTGTCACAAGGGTGCAGCTGTCCAAAGGCCTTTAGGATGCTTTGATATTGATGCCAAAAAGCTGCATTATGACAGGGAGAAGACTGCACGTGATAATAGTACAATTGTACCGGTCAAGAATTATCGGATTGTTAGAATCTGGAAATGA